In the genome of Cupriavidus malaysiensis, one region contains:
- a CDS encoding ABC transporter ATP-binding protein yields the protein MGAPQSLRVVAPAPLLQVDGVSLEYRTRQRVVRATHQVSFDVHAADRFVLLGPSGCGKSTLLKAVAGFVAPSEGEIRLEGRRVAAPGPDRVVVFQEFDQLPPWKTVRQNIMFPLRQARGMSRAQASECALHYLDKVGLAGFADAYPHTLSGGMKQRVAIARALAMRPKVLLMDEPFAALDALTRRRMQEELLALWEDAAFTLLFVTHSIEEALVVGNRILLLSPHPGRVRAELNSHQFDLASQGGAEFQATAQRIHRLLFETGTAGGAEGTTASARTAQAR from the coding sequence ATGGGCGCGCCGCAATCGTTGCGCGTGGTCGCGCCGGCGCCGCTGCTGCAGGTCGACGGCGTCTCGCTGGAGTACCGCACGCGGCAGCGCGTGGTGCGCGCCACCCACCAGGTCAGCTTCGACGTGCACGCGGCCGATCGCTTCGTGCTGCTGGGCCCTTCGGGCTGCGGCAAGTCGACGCTGCTGAAGGCGGTGGCCGGCTTCGTCGCGCCCAGCGAGGGCGAGATCCGCCTCGAAGGCCGGCGCGTGGCCGCGCCGGGCCCCGACCGCGTGGTGGTGTTCCAGGAGTTCGACCAGTTGCCGCCGTGGAAGACCGTGCGGCAGAACATCATGTTCCCGCTGCGCCAGGCACGTGGCATGTCGCGCGCGCAAGCCTCGGAATGCGCGCTGCACTATCTCGACAAGGTCGGCCTGGCCGGCTTCGCCGATGCCTATCCGCACACCCTGTCGGGCGGCATGAAGCAGCGCGTGGCGATCGCGCGGGCGCTGGCGATGCGGCCCAAGGTGCTGCTGATGGACGAACCCTTCGCCGCCCTCGACGCACTGACCCGGCGCCGCATGCAGGAGGAGTTGCTGGCGCTGTGGGAGGATGCCGCCTTCACGCTGCTGTTCGTCACGCATTCCATCGAGGAGGCGCTGGTGGTGGGTAACCGCATCCTGCTGCTGTCGCCGCATCCGGGGCGCGTGCGCGCCGAGCTCAACAGTCACCAGTTCGACCTGGCCAGCCAGGGCGGCGCCGAGTTCCAGGCGACCGCGCAGCGCATCCACCGGCTGCTGTTCGAAACCGGGACGGCGGGCGGGGCCGAGGGCACCACCGCCAGCGCCAGGACCGCGCAGGCGCGCTGA